Proteins encoded in a region of the Phoenix dactylifera cultivar Barhee BC4 chromosome 3, palm_55x_up_171113_PBpolish2nd_filt_p, whole genome shotgun sequence genome:
- the LOC120110319 gene encoding uncharacterized protein At2g39795, mitochondrial-like, with protein sequence MAFSTPLRRALSAAFPLAIRCLGRSCHGGHHSALLRPLSLEGIVSRATIGERTALSFPSLALFSSGAKKLPSDANLLRIIDDEIKCAEDSDDHDRVEEIPEGFPFEIQDEKEMNVITLKRSYQGENIEVVVSMPSLVTGEEPNNDMEDDHDEDEDGGHGEKPSQSSIPLTVNVSKGDGPSLEFSCTAYPDEVTIDSMSVRENKESEEEMIAYEGPDFNDLDENLQKAFHKYLDIRGISPMTTNFLHEYMINKDSREYLHWLRNLKQFVQK encoded by the exons ATGGCCTTCTCCACCCCCCTCCGGCGAGCATTGTCTGCTGCGTTTCCTCTCGCGATCCGGTGTCTCGGAAGAAGTTGCCATGGCGGTCACCACTCCGCCCTCCTCCGTCCCCTGTCCCTGGAGGGGATCGTTTCTCGGGCGACCATAGGAGAGCGAACCGCTctctctttcccttctctcGCTCTATTCTCTTCGGGGGCCAAGAAGCTGCCGTCCGACGCCAACCTCCTCCGTATCATCGACGATGAGATCAAGTGCGCCGAAGACTCCGACGACCACGACCGG GTAGAGGAAATACCTGAAGGGTTTCCTTTTGAGATCCAAGATGAGAAAGAAATGAATGTGATCACTCTTAAGAGAAGCTATCAAGGTGAGAACATTGAAGTTGTAGTTTCTATGCCAAGCCTCGTCACTGGAGAGGAACCAAATAATGATATGGAGGACGACCATGATGAGGATGAGGATGGTGGCCATGGTGAGAAGCCTAGCCAATCAAGCATCCCGTTGACTGTTAATGTCTCTAAAGGAGATGGACCCAGTCTGGAGTTCTCTTGTACTGCTTACCCAGATGAAGTTACGATCGATAGCATGTCAGTAAGAGAAAATAAAGAATCTGAAGAGGAGATGATTGCCTATGAAGGCCCTGATTTCAA TGATCTGGATGAGAACCTTCAGAAAGCCTTTCACAAGTACTTGGACATAAGAGGCATTTCGCCGATGACCACCAACTTCTTGCACGAGTACATGATTAACAAGGATTCCCGTGAGTACTTGCATTGGTTGAGGAATTTGAAACAGTTTGTTCAGAAGTGA
- the LOC103704123 gene encoding protein YIPF1 homolog, whose product MEEGYTSLPTSHLLGSVPAAVAEEKAKGAASESSSANLQIFPPANGGYQAPGSPYGGDDQATSSWKGVCSISSYTPYFNVDTDIVVGRLISSVYPMNDFTGKIDGNPDLYGPIWISTTLVFMLAALGNCATYLMHKRNEPDIAWAFDVTYVNWAACIIYGYALAVPVAFYFLLRYFGCNASLIRLWCMWGYSLFIFVPSSLLLIAPVEIFRWIIIILAGAASSWFVALNLKSYTEGSDLMVLIVSALLLQIVLALFIKIFFFA is encoded by the exons ATGGAAGAAGGTTACACCAGCCTGCCTACCAGCCACTTGCTCGGTTCCGTTCCA GCTGCGGTTGCTGAAGAAAAAGCCAAAGGCGCTGCTAGTGAAT CCTCATCTGCCAACTTGCAAATCTTTCCGCCTGCTAATGGAGGCTATCAAGCCCCTGGGAGTCCATATG GTGGAGATGATCAAGCTACAAGCAGTTGGAAAGGGGTATGTAGCATTTCATCGTACACCCCATATTTCAATGTTGATACCGATATTGTGGTGGGTAGACTTATTAGTTCTGTGTATCCCATGAATGATTTTACCGGGAAAATCGATGGCAATCCTGATCT GTATGGCCCCATTTGGATCTCTACTACATTGGTATTCATGCTTGCTGCCCTTGGAAACTGTGCAACCTATCTTATGCACAAAAGAAATGAACCAGATATTGCGTGGGCCTTTGACGTCACTTATGTAAATTGGGCGGCATGTATCATATATGGTTATGCACTTGCTGTGCCAGTTGCATTTTACTTCTTGCTTCGGTACTTTGGATGTAATGCAAGTCTCATACGCCTTTGGTGTATGTGGGGCTACTCGCTGTTCATCTTCGTACCAAGTTCT TTGTTGTTGATAGCTCCTGTTGAGATTTTCCGATGGATCATTATAATTCTTGCTGGTGCTGCATCATCTTGGTTCGTTGCGCTAAACTTAAAGTCTTATACAGAGGGGAGTGATCTGATGGTTTTAATTGTTAGCGCCTTGTTGTTGCAAATTGTGCTTGCACTTTTCATCAAAATTTTCTTCTTCGCGTGA